In Populus trichocarpa isolate Nisqually-1 chromosome 12, P.trichocarpa_v4.1, whole genome shotgun sequence, a genomic segment contains:
- the LOC112323510 gene encoding protein BASIC PENTACYSTEINE2: MDEDHSLDIRNWGYYEPTSVKGNVGLQLMSPTMPEKPLLGSRSKTIMKSVKGGFHHRDIGVSPSMFPMEYMRGAWIGQSEKFLKMFPGNHNYAEVLPETSAARHMQMFQPPYSANDETLDQVEAAGVVEKANGPEKKRQHPKALKSLKAKKGKRGPQVPKPDGSPSAQRGRSAKKTAEILINGISMDISVFPIPVCSCTGSPQQCYRWGCGGWQSACCTTCISGHPLPISTKRRGTRIEGRKMSLGALRKFSRNFLVKAMSWLIGLI; the protein is encoded by the coding sequence atggaTGAAGATCACAGTTTGGATATTCGCAATTGGGGTTACTATGAACCAACATCTGTTAAAGGAAATGTGGGTCTTCAGCTCATGTCCCCAACAATGCCTGAGAAACCCCTTTTGGGTTCACGCAGTAAAACGATCATGAAAAGTGTGAAAGGAGGTTTTCACCATAGGGATATTGGTGTTTCGCCGTCCATGTTCCCCATGGAGTACATGAGGGGTGCTTGGATTGGCCAGAGCGAAAAGTTTCTCAAAATGTTTCCTGGAAACCATAATTATGCTGAGGTTTTGCCTGAAACATCTGCAGCTCGTCATATGCAAATGTTTCAACCACCTTATTCGGCAAATGACGAAACACTGGACCAAGTTGAAGCTGCTGGAGTTGTTGAAAAGGCAAATGGTCCTGagaagaagaggcagcatccAAAAGCTTTGAAATCCCTTAAAGCAAAGAAGGGTAAGAGAGGCCCTCAAGTACCCAAGCCTGACGGTAGTCCTTCTGCTCAACGAGGAAGGTCTGCCAAGAAAACCGCAGAAATTTTGATAAATGGGATCAGCATGGACATCTCAGTATTTCCTATACCGGTTTGTTCATGCACTGGCAGCCCCCAACAATGCTATCGATGGGGTTGTGGTGGGTGGCAATCGGCATGTTGTACGACATGCATATCTGGGCATCCCTTGCCTATAAGTACAAAACGGCGTGGTACAAGGATAGAAGGGAGAAAAATGAGTTTAGGAGCTTTAAGAAAGTTTTCGAGAAACTTCCTGGTGAAGGCTATGTCTTGGCTAATCGGATTGATCTAA
- the LOC7485185 gene encoding zinc-finger homeodomain protein 9: MESDSTNDLYKECLRNHAASLGSYATDGCGEFTLDDTSLSTLQCAACGCHRNFHRKVSYSNRRDHIMHSPSSETVVMEMMDYAEGNNERNSRPPVMVVESGERSGKKRFRTKFTAEQREKMMEFAEKLGWKLQRKDEEDEVERFCEGIGVSRQVFKVWMHNHKNSSSTTSASPGNASSLTTQ, encoded by the coding sequence ATGGAAAGTGATAGCACAAATGATCTATACAAAGAATGCCTAAGAAACCATGCAGCCAGTCTTGGGAGCTATGCCACAGATGGATGTGGTGAGTTCACCCTTGATGACACCTCACTTTCCACCCTCCAATGTGCAGCCTGTGGTTGCCACCGCAACTTCCACCGCAAAGTATCGTACAGCAACAGAAGGGATCACATTATGCACTCACCATCCTCAGAGACAGTAGTGATGGAAATGATGGACTATGCAGAAGGGAATAATGAGAGGAATTCCAGGCCTCCAGTGATGGTGGTGGAGTCAGGTGAAAGGAGTGGAAAGAAGAGGTTTAGGACAAAGTTTACAGCTGAACAGAGGGAGAAGATGATGGAGTTTGCTGAGAAGTTGGGGTGGAAGTTGCAAAggaaagatgaagaagatgaagtggAGAGGTTTTGTGAAGGAATTGGGGTTAGCAGACAGGTTTTTAAAGTTTGGATGCATAATCATAAGAATTCTTCTTCTACTACTTCTGCTTCTCCTGGCAATGCATCTTCTCTTACCACCCAGTAA
- the LOC7454011 gene encoding calmodulin has translation MSEQLTEEQIAEFKEAFSLFDKDGDGCITTKELGTVMRSLGQNPTEAELQDMISEVDADQNGTIDFPEFLNLMARKMKDTDSEEELKEAFKVFDKDQNGFISAAELRHVMTNLGEKLTDEEVEEMIREADVDGDGQVNYEEFVRMMLAK, from the exons ATGTCTGAGCAGCTAACGGAGGAACAGATCGCCGAGTTCAAGGAGGCTTTCAGTCTCTTTGACAAAGATGGGGATG gttgcaTCACCACCAAAGAGTTGGGAACAGTAATGAGGTCTCTTGGACAGAACCCCACTGAAGCTGAGTTGCAGGACATGATCAGTGAAGTTGATGCTGATCAGAATGGCACTATTGATTTCCCTGAGTTCTTGAACTTGATGGCAAGGAAAATGAAG GATACTGACTCTGAGGAGGAACTTAAAGAAGCTTTCAAGGTATTCGACAAGGATCAGAATGGCTTTATTTCTGCTGCAGAG CTACGACATGTGATGACAAATCTTGGGGAGAAGTTGACAGATGAAGAAGTGGAAGAGATGATCAGAGAAGCAGATGTAGATGGTGATGGTCAGGTGAATTACGAGGAGTTTGTGAGGATGATGTTGGCCAAGTGA